The following are from one region of the Carnobacterium gallinarum DSM 4847 genome:
- the nhaC gene encoding Na+/H+ antiporter NhaC → MEKQQSFKEAAGILLLLLVIIGVSVIQFGVAPQTPLIIAIGLLILWGKFRKHSWDSIHKGIQEGISTGLVPMIIFILIGALIGVWIAAGVIPSMMVFGFKILNPGIFVPSVFIICAIVGTSIGSAFTTVSTVGIALLGMGTSMGFSPALVAGAIVSGAVFGDKMSPLSDSTNLSAAVSGVDLFRHVKNLMWTTVPALLISLVLFFILGSGQTHADTADITKLIEVLTTNFSVNIFAIIPILVMFICSWRKVPAIPTLLLSIIVAVVMMVIENPAIDFTTISGIMQDGFISKTGDASIDALLSRGGVQSMMWSISLIILALALGGLLVEFKIIDSVMAPISKSLNSTGKLILATALSCIGVNLLVGEQYLSIILPGKAFKKSFHEAGLHPLAMSRVLEDSGAVVNSLVPWSVSGVFIAGALGIQTVDYLPFAFFCLLCPVITVFCGFTGIGIQKQTGSVEEKELEEVPSV, encoded by the coding sequence ATGGAAAAGCAACAATCATTTAAAGAAGCAGCAGGTATTTTGTTATTATTATTAGTGATTATTGGGGTTAGTGTGATTCAATTCGGAGTGGCACCACAAACACCTTTAATTATTGCCATTGGGTTATTGATTTTATGGGGGAAATTTAGAAAACATTCTTGGGACAGTATTCATAAAGGAATTCAAGAAGGGATTTCAACGGGACTTGTACCAATGATTATTTTTATTTTAATTGGAGCTTTAATTGGTGTCTGGATCGCCGCTGGCGTGATACCATCAATGATGGTATTTGGTTTTAAAATTTTAAATCCTGGTATTTTTGTTCCATCTGTTTTTATTATTTGTGCAATTGTTGGAACCTCGATTGGTAGTGCTTTTACAACTGTTTCAACGGTGGGAATTGCACTTTTAGGAATGGGAACTTCAATGGGATTTAGCCCAGCGTTAGTAGCAGGAGCAATTGTTTCGGGAGCGGTTTTTGGTGATAAAATGTCACCATTATCAGATAGTACGAATTTATCGGCAGCTGTTTCAGGCGTGGATTTATTCCGTCATGTTAAGAATTTAATGTGGACGACCGTCCCAGCGCTATTGATTTCATTAGTTCTCTTCTTTATTTTAGGATCTGGTCAAACGCATGCTGATACGGCGGATATTACTAAGTTAATTGAAGTCTTAACGACTAATTTCTCAGTGAATATCTTTGCGATTATTCCTATTCTAGTCATGTTCATTTGTTCATGGCGTAAAGTTCCAGCAATTCCAACGTTATTATTAAGCATTATTGTTGCAGTCGTGATGATGGTGATTGAGAATCCAGCTATTGATTTTACAACGATTTCTGGTATTATGCAAGATGGTTTTATTTCTAAAACAGGAGATGCTAGCATTGATGCTTTGTTATCTCGTGGTGGTGTGCAAAGCATGATGTGGTCGATTTCCTTGATTATTTTAGCATTAGCACTAGGTGGACTATTGGTTGAATTTAAAATTATTGATTCCGTAATGGCACCAATTTCTAAATCGTTAAATTCAACAGGAAAATTAATTCTGGCTACTGCGCTTTCTTGTATTGGCGTGAATTTGTTAGTTGGAGAGCAATACCTATCAATCATTTTGCCAGGAAAAGCCTTTAAAAAATCTTTCCATGAAGCAGGTTTACACCCACTAGCAATGTCACGAGTTCTAGAAGATTCAGGTGCGGTTGTTAATTCGTTAGTTCCTTGGAGTGTGAGTGGTGTATTCATTGCTGGAGCGTTAGGAATTCAAACAGTTGACTACTTACCTTTTGCTTTCTTCTGTCTACTTTGTCCAGTGATTACTGTTTTCTGTGGATTTACGGGCATTGGTATCCAAAAACAAACTGGATCTGTGGAAGAAAAAGAATTAGAAGAAGTTCCATCTGTTTAA